Proteins from a single region of Rhipicephalus sanguineus isolate Rsan-2018 chromosome 5, BIME_Rsan_1.4, whole genome shotgun sequence:
- the LOC125758632 gene encoding uncharacterized protein LOC125758632: MQNLPEIANDALSSLAMWSSVNSLKINKQKTKAVLFLPKRKQVFLRPSLYLGDTVIEYVDTFKSLGITFSNTMSWDAHVNNLSSTLSRIIGITSRNRYIFPTKTKLTLYYAFFYSHISYCLLVWGNTTLSNILKLQTLQKKILRAIVNGSYDSPTKHIFLQYKIVPVNKLFDYRFACFYKTITRTNDSFFSKIVPLTFRHSSYDTRVQSSYALPKCRTNYGFSMLSYTVPKFLNTSFYDCPNTMSFSAIRKSTIRQSVPS; this comes from the coding sequence ATGCAGAACTTACCAGAAATCGCAAATGACGCGCTGTCATCACTTGCCATGTGGTCATCAGTTAACTCtttgaaaataaacaaacagaaaacGAAAGCAGTACTTTTCCTTCCTAAAAGAAAACAAGTATTTCTACGGCCCTCCTTATACCTAGGCGACACTGTGATCGAGTACGTAGACACCTTTAAATCATTAGGGATAACGTTCAGCAATACAATGTCATGGGATGCACATGTTAATAATCTTTCTTCAACACTCTCTAGAATCATAGGAATCACTTCGCGTAACAGATATATTTTTCCAACCAAAACTAAGCTTACTTTGTACTATGCATTCTTTTATTCCCACATCAGCTATTGCCTGCTAGTCTGGGGCAATACAACGTTGTCAAACATACTAAAACTACAAACCCTACAAAAGAAAATACTCCGCGCAATTGTAAATGGGTCCTATGATTCGCCCACTAAGCATATCTTCCTACAATATAAGATTGTACCCGTAAACAAATTATTCGACTACAGATTTGCATGCTTTTATAAAACAATAACAAGAACAAATGATTCCTTTTTTTCTAAAATTGTTCCACTTACGTTTCGCCACTCATCTTATGACACCAGAGTACAAAGTAGTTACGCATTACCAAAGTGTAGAACAAATTATGGTTTTTCTATGTTGAGTTATACTGTGCCAAAGTTCTTGAATACCTCATTTTATGACTGCCCAAATACCATGTCTTTTTCTGCCATTCGCAAGAGCACTATTCGGCAATCTGTGCCATCGTAA